In the candidate division KSB1 bacterium genome, ACGATCAACTGCGGTCGCTGCATCAGCTTTTGATGGATGATCTCGCGAATCTGCGGGATCTCCACCTCCTGTCCGTCCAGGAGCACCTGGCCCGCCGCGTTGATCAGCAGATTCGTAATGTTCTCCTTCCGCACTTCCTTCTTCTCGCCACGAGCAGGCAACGTCAACCCCAGTCCCTTGTCGACGTTGATCGTCGTGCTCAGGAGAAAGAAGGTCAGAATGAGGAAGGAGATGTCAGCCAGCGAAGCGGTCGGGATCTCTGCCGAGCGCTCTTTTTTCTTCCCGAGTAGCATCGGTTTGCCCTCGCTTGTTCACGATGCCTTGGAGCGCTGCAGCTCGACCAGGCTATCCACCAGTTCGAACGATCCTTCCTCCATGTCGACCACCAGGCGGTCGATGCGCGAGACAAAGTAGTTGTGCGCCACTTGGATCGTAATGGCCACGATCAGGCCGAACAGGGTGGTCAACAAAGCCACGGCGATTCCGTGCGCTACGATCGCCGGCGAGATGTCGTTTGCTTGCTCGATAGCCTGGAAGGCGATGATCATACCTTGCACCGTCCCCGTGAATCCCAGCATCGGGGCCAGGCTGATCACGGTCGATAGCCACACCAGACCGCGCTCCAGGAAGGCCATTTCCACCGCACCGGCGTTCATGATGGCCTTTTCCACGGCCTCGACACCCTGATCCGCGCGCAGCAATCCGGCGTGGAAGATCGAGGCCACCGGACCCCGGGTGTTCGCGCACACCTCAATGGCTGCCGGTACACCACCCTCACGCAGTGCCTTCTTGATCGTGGAGAGGAACTTCCGCGTGTTGACCGATGCCCTCGTCAGGGTCCACAGGCGCTCCAGGCTGATGGCTATCCCCAGCACGAACAGACCCAAGATCGGCCACATGAAGACGCCGCCCTGAATGAACATGTCGACCATTCTACCAATTCCTCCTTACGCTTAGGCCAGCCCTGCGACTTTGTTTGCACTGAGCCTTCCCCCGGAACTGCGAGCAGTTTAACCAAATCCCCCCTAAAAGTCAACAGCTTTTTTGCCGCTCCCCTAACCCC is a window encoding:
- a CDS encoding biopolymer transporter ExbD gives rise to the protein MLLGKKKERSAEIPTASLADISFLILTFFLLSTTINVDKGLGLTLPARGEKKEVRKENITNLLINAAGQVLLDGQEVEIPQIREIIHQKLMQRPQLIVSVKTDARTKYDYYVRVLDQLKQAGATRISIAEPEK
- a CDS encoding MotA/TolQ/ExbB proton channel family protein; protein product: MVDMFIQGGVFMWPILGLFVLGIAISLERLWTLTRASVNTRKFLSTIKKALREGGVPAAIEVCANTRGPVASIFHAGLLRADQGVEAVEKAIMNAGAVEMAFLERGLVWLSTVISLAPMLGFTGTVQGMIIAFQAIEQANDISPAIVAHGIAVALLTTLFGLIVAITIQVAHNYFVSRIDRLVVDMEEGSFELVDSLVELQRSKAS